ATAATTCCGAGAAGCGATAGGTCTCGAAGAAGCACTTCTTCAGGCAAGTTCCACCCTTGAAGACCCAGCGATTGAGAACCTCGTCTTCTGTGATCGCCCAGAGCACCCAGCCGAGGACGTAGTCCTTCTCCACCGTAGTCGCCTGGAGGCCCTGTATTCTCGCTCGTTCCAGAACGGCGGCCTTGGGAATCATGATCGGGCCTCGTCGACGGGGATGTTCACCCGCAGATTCCAGCGGCTCACGATGGGACCTCGATCGGGTCCCGCAGGGTCGAGCTTGCTCACGCCTTTGGTGATGTGCTGCCGGCAACGCGCAAGCCAGTCGTTCCGCGCGACGCCGCACAGCTCCGCCAGGTAGCCGATCCGCTTGAAGACCGCCCCGCGGTCGTAGCGGATAGCGTACTGAAGCAACGTGTCCGCGTCGGCGTGGTCACTCCGCCAGTAGTTGCGCACAACATCTACCGCGTGCCGTCCCCCACCCCCGATTTCGGGTGCATCCAAGATGTCGATGAGCAT
The sequence above is a segment of the Pseudomonadota bacterium genome. Coding sequences within it:
- a CDS encoding nucleotidyl transferase AbiEii/AbiGii toxin family protein is translated as MIPKAAVLERARIQGLQATTVEKDYVLGWVLWAITEDEVLNRWVFKGGTCLKKCFFETYRFSELCPVRDYAERRVYVTGDRTDRRGPAPHNQRLFRN